CGCGCGACGGGCTGGTCGTGGCCAGCTACGGCCGCCACCTGCTGGTGGAGGACAACGACGGCACCCGCATCCGCTGCCACCCCCGTGGCAAACGGCAGGAGGCCGTGGTCGGCGACCGGGTGCACTGGCGCGCCTCCGGCGACGAAGGGGTGATCGAGGCCGTGCAGCCGCGGCGCACCGTGCTGTTCCGCCAGGACGCCGTGCGCACCAAGGTCTTCGCCGCCAACGTCGACCAGGTGCTGGTGTTGCTCGCGGCGGAACCGGTCTACTCCGAACGCCAGCTCGCGCGGGCACTGATCGCCGCGCGCCACGCCGGCATCGAGCCGTTGATCGCCCTCAACAAACGCGACGTGCAACCCGCTTTCGACGAGGCGTGGGCGCGGCTTGCGCCGTACCGCGCGATGGGGGAAACCGTGCTACCGCTGCAACTCGGCGACGCCCCGGACGAGGCCCTGCTGGCCGCGCTGCAGCAGCGGTTGCACGGGCGCGTGACGCTGGTGATCGGTGCCTCCGGGGTCGGCAAGAGCACCCTGGTCAACCGGCTCGTCCCAGAGGCACAGGCACAGACCCAGCGCATCTCGCAGGCGCTGGGCACCGGCCGCCACACGACCACGCGCACCAGCTGGTACTGGCTGCGTGACGGGGCGGGCGGCGCGGTGATCGACTCGCCGGGCTTTCACGAGTTCGGACTGCACCACATCGCGCCGGAGGCGCTGGCGCACTGGATGCCGGACTTCGCGGCGTATCAGGGACAGTGCCGCTTCCACAACTGCACCCACCGGCAGGAACCCGGTTGCGCGATCCGCGCGGCGCTCGCCCCCCACGGGCCGATCGCGCCGCAGCGCTGGCAGCTCTACGTCGAGCTCTACGACGAATTGAGCGCCGCGCGCGCCCATTGAGCCCCCTTGCGCCACGGCCACCCCGGTCCGCGCACGCCCGTCAGAAGATGCGCGCCAGCAGCGCGAGCGCGAGCACCAGCAGCCACAGCACCACGCTGCGCCACACGAGGCCGACGGTGCTGGCCAGGTGCGCGAGCTGCGGTGCCGCCCCCTCGGCGCGGTCGCCCTCATCCGCCGGGGCGCGTGGCCACAGGCGCATCTGCATGGCCCCGCCCGCCACCGCCAGCAGCAACGCATCGCTCGGCTCCCACCATGCCGTGGCGTGCGCACGCCAGCGCTCCAGGGCCTCCTCGAAGTGCCCCACCACCGCAAAGCCCAGCACGGTGAGGCGCGCCGGCAGCGCATCGATCCCGCACCAGGCCCGCGCCGTCGCGCGGGCCACGGACTCGCTCACCACCGCAGGCCGCGGGGCGTCGAGTGGCCATTGCTGCGCCAGCCACGACGCCGCCCGATAAAGCACCGCCCCCGCCGGGCCGAGGCCCAGCGCTGCCAGGACGACGAACCAGCCGAGCACGCCGAGCACGTGCCGGTGGGCGCACAGAACGGCCTGCGCGATGACGCGGCGCAGCAGCTCCTCGCGCGGCCAGTCGACGGCCGGCGCGCCGCTCCACTCGGCGAACAGCGCCCGGGCGCGCGCCTCGTCGCCGGACTCGAGCGCCGCGCGTATCGCCGTGAAGTGGTGGCTGAACTGCCGAAAACCGAGCGTCGCGTACAGCACCGCGACCGTCCACGCAAACGCGAGCAGGCCGCTGACCGCCGCCAGCGCCAGGTAAACAGCCGTCACCGCGAGCACCGGCACCCCGACGGCCAGGCCCCACACCAGCCAGCCCTGACGCGGGTGGCCGGCGTCGAACTGGTGTTGCACCCACGCGGCCCAGGCGCCCATCGGCCCGTGCCACACGGCGTCGGCCCCGGGACGGCGCGCCTGGTCCAGCACCAAGGCCAACAGCACCGCGAAGAACGTCATGCGCGCATGATAGCGCCGGCGGCGACGAAGAAGCGGTACAGGTTGCGCAGCATCGCCGCGGTCGCGCCCCAGATGTAGCGCTCGACGCCGCCGTCGTCATAAGGCATCGACAGCCAGCGGCGACGCACGCCGCCGACGTCGAGCTCGTGGTGGCGGTGGTGGCGCGGATCCATCAGGAACGCGAGCGGCACCTCGAACGCATCGGCCACCTCCTGCGGGTTGGGCCGCCACGGCCCCTGCGGCCGCACCAGCGCGACCACCGGGGTGATGTGAAAGCCCGAGCCGGTCGCATACACCGGCAGCGTGCCCAGCGGCTCCACCCACGCCGGCGCGACGCCCACCTCCTCGGCTGCCTCGCGCAACGCGCAGCGCACCGGGTCACCATCGTCACAGGCGTCGAGCTTGCCGCCGGGAAAGGCCACCTGCCCCGCGTGCGTGGGCAGGTGCGCGGTGCGCTGCGTCAGCAGCACCGTCGGCCGCGCCCGCCACACCAGCGGCACCAGCACGGCGGCGGGCGTGGCCGGCCCCTCCACCCAGCGCGGCTCCGCGCGGATCTCCGGCGTCCACGGCGGCGGTGCGGCAAACCAGCCGCGCAGGGTGGCCGGGTCCAGCGCCTCCACCGGCACGGGCGGCAGGCCGTCGTCGCGCGCCACCACGGGCACCTGGCGGGGGTCGAATGCGGGCGGAGGCGCGGGGGGCGGTCGCATCGGAGAGGGATTGTGCCGCACCCGCGGCGGAGCATCCGCGGCGCGCCAACGATGCATCTTTTGCATGACAGCATGGCAAACCGGCTTTGGACAGCGCCGCCGGCTCCCCGTATGCTGCGCGCCATGTTCCACTCGGACAGCAAAAACCCATGACACAACACCCCGACACGGCACGCGCGAGCCACGCGCTGCCCTCGTACCTCGACCCGCAGCACCTCGGCCCGTGGGGCATCTTCCTGCAACAGGTGGACCGCGTAACGCCCTACCTCGGCAACCTCGCGCGCTGGGTCGAAACCCTCAAGCGCCCCAAGCGCATCCTGGTCGTGGACGTGCCGATCCAGATGGACGATGGCACCGTCGCGCACTTCGAGGGCTACCGCGTGCAGCACAACACCTCGCGCGGCCCCGGCAAGGGCGGCGTGCGCTTCCACCAGGACGTCACGCTCTCGGAGGTGATGGCGCTGGCGGCGTGGATGTCGATCAAGAACGCCGCCGTCAACGTCCCCTTCGGCGGCGCCAAAGGCGGCGTGCGCGTCGACCCGAAACGCCTCTCGGCGGGGGAACTCGAGCGCGTCACGCGCCGCTACACCAGCGAAATCGGCATCATCATCGGCCCGACCAAGGACATCCCCGCGCCCGACGTCAACACCAACGAGCGCGTGATGGCGTGGATGATGGACACCTACTCGATGAACGTCGGCGAGACCGCCACCGGCGTCGTCACCGGCAAGCCGATCAGCCTGGGCGGCTCGCTCGGCCGCCACGAGGCCACGGGCCGCGGCGTGTTCACGGTCGGCGCGGAAGCGGCA
This region of Tepidimonas taiwanensis genomic DNA includes:
- the rsgA gene encoding ribosome small subunit-dependent GTPase A; protein product: MTADRGPGAAAAATRDGLVVASYGRHLLVEDNDGTRIRCHPRGKRQEAVVGDRVHWRASGDEGVIEAVQPRRTVLFRQDAVRTKVFAANVDQVLVLLAAEPVYSERQLARALIAARHAGIEPLIALNKRDVQPAFDEAWARLAPYRAMGETVLPLQLGDAPDEALLAALQQRLHGRVTLVIGASGVGKSTLVNRLVPEAQAQTQRISQALGTGRHTTTRTSWYWLRDGAGGAVIDSPGFHEFGLHHIAPEALAHWMPDFAAYQGQCRFHNCTHRQEPGCAIRAALAPHGPIAPQRWQLYVELYDELSAARAH
- a CDS encoding cobalamin biosynthesis protein, which encodes MTFFAVLLALVLDQARRPGADAVWHGPMGAWAAWVQHQFDAGHPRQGWLVWGLAVGVPVLAVTAVYLALAAVSGLLAFAWTVAVLYATLGFRQFSHHFTAIRAALESGDEARARALFAEWSGAPAVDWPREELLRRVIAQAVLCAHRHVLGVLGWFVVLAALGLGPAGAVLYRAASWLAQQWPLDAPRPAVVSESVARATARAWCGIDALPARLTVLGFAVVGHFEEALERWRAHATAWWEPSDALLLAVAGGAMQMRLWPRAPADEGDRAEGAAPQLAHLASTVGLVWRSVVLWLLVLALALLARIF
- a CDS encoding CoA pyrophosphatase is translated as MRPPPAPPPAFDPRQVPVVARDDGLPPVPVEALDPATLRGWFAAPPPWTPEIRAEPRWVEGPATPAAVLVPLVWRARPTVLLTQRTAHLPTHAGQVAFPGGKLDACDDGDPVRCALREAAEEVGVAPAWVEPLGTLPVYATGSGFHITPVVALVRPQGPWRPNPQEVADAFEVPLAFLMDPRHHRHHELDVGGVRRRWLSMPYDDGGVERYIWGATAAMLRNLYRFFVAAGAIMRA
- a CDS encoding Glu/Leu/Phe/Val family dehydrogenase — translated: MTQHPDTARASHALPSYLDPQHLGPWGIFLQQVDRVTPYLGNLARWVETLKRPKRILVVDVPIQMDDGTVAHFEGYRVQHNTSRGPGKGGVRFHQDVTLSEVMALAAWMSIKNAAVNVPFGGAKGGVRVDPKRLSAGELERVTRRYTSEIGIIIGPTKDIPAPDVNTNERVMAWMMDTYSMNVGETATGVVTGKPISLGGSLGRHEATGRGVFTVGAEAARRIGLDLTGARVAVQGFGNVGGVSARLFAEAGARVVAVQDHAGCVYREAGLDIPALLAHAKQHGTVAGFPQAEAIAHDAFWDVPCDILIPAALEQQITAANAPRITARLIIEGANGPTTPEADDILRDRGVLVVPDVVANAGGVTVSYFEWVQDFSSFFWSEEEINQRLVAIMKGALEAVWQVAEDKGVSLRTATFIVACERILRARDLRGLYP